The bacterium genome contains the following window.
GATGACCGGTTTGAGCAGGATAGCCAGGTCCCGCACCCAGTGAACGCAGGTCGAGACGATGCGGTCAGCTTCATCTTTCGATTCCTTGATTACTTTCCAGGGCTCCCGACGCTGAAAGTATTTATTGGCAGAGTCACTCAGTTCGAGAATGCCGCGGATGGCGGAGCGGAATTCAAAATTGCAAAAGCCCTCCATGATGGAGGGAATTTTTTGCCCCGTCAGGGAGCGGTATTCTTCCTCGTCCGGAGGGGCAATTCTTCCCTCCAGCTTGTTTTTCAGAAAATTCAGGCTCCGGTTGGCCAGATTGGCCACATTGCCCAGGAGCTCACTGTTGATCCGGTCCTTAAAGTCGTTGATATCGAAATCGATATCCGTAATACTTCTGGACAGGTTAGCGGCAAGGTAAAACCGCAGGTAGCTTGGATCGGCCTTCTGCCAGTATTCCCTGGCAGTGATAAAGGTGCCCCTCGATTTACTCATCCTCTCTTTGTTGACCGTCAGGAAGCCGTGAACAACGATATTGTCAGGCAGGCGAAATCCGCTGCCCATAAGTATGGCAGGCCAGAAGAGGAAATGGAAGTAAATGATGTCCTTGCCGATGAAATGCATAATCCTGCCGGTTTCCTTCACCCAGTAGCTGTCGAAGTCGTCACCGTGAGTCTGACAATAATGCTTGGTACTGGCCATATAGCCAATTGGCGCATCCAGCCAGACATAGTAATACTTGGTCGGATCATCCAGTATCTGAAAGCCGAAGTAGGGAGCATCACGGGTGATGTCCCAGTCTTTCAGCCCGGCATCGACCCAGTTCAGGATATAATTCTTGATTTCATCCTGCAGGTTGGTATTTCCGGTCAGCCAGGCGCGCAGCCGGTCCGAGTAGCTGCTCAGGCGGAAAAAGTAGTGCTCAGACTCCCTGCGGACGGGCGCGGTTTTGCAA
Protein-coding sequences here:
- the metG gene encoding methionine--tRNA ligase, coding for MSQENMQNSENIPKVKDVPKLVITSALPYANGPIHLGHLVEYIQTDVYVRFLRLAGEQVIYCCADDTHGAPIEINAYKLGISPEELIARSYQEHTEDFDKFQISFDSYYSTNSPENKEFSDLIFSRLRERGDIYRKVVELSYCPKCQRFLPDRYVKGTCPRCGAPDQYGDNCEACNATYATTDLIGAYCAICKTAPVRRESEHYFFRLSSYSDRLRAWLTGNTNLQDEIKNYILNWVDAGLKDWDITRDAPYFGFQILDDPTKYYYVWLDAPIGYMASTKHYCQTHGDDFDSYWVKETGRIMHFIGKDIIYFHFLFWPAILMGSGFRLPDNIVVHGFLTVNKERMSKSRGTFITAREYWQKADPSYLRFYLAANLSRSITDIDFDINDFKDRINSELLGNVANLANRSLNFLKNKLEGRIAPPDEEEYRSLTGQKIPSIMEGFCNFEFRSAIRGILELSDSANKYFQRREPWKVIKESKDEADRIVSTCVHWVRDLAILLKPVIPSICRELEQQLNLPDMTFGDLGKSLAGHVIGTPQPLVQRIDNLNLIVKGI